Proteins encoded together in one Triticum dicoccoides isolate Atlit2015 ecotype Zavitan chromosome 7B, WEW_v2.0, whole genome shotgun sequence window:
- the LOC119336930 gene encoding uncharacterized protein LOC119336930, producing MPRFTCFLMSNYFLLLLYSTSSLKAYTFLCCCYIHEFDRRRDWRHTVGRTVEQNSASINRHGVRKWKVVPAATVHWFKSDIELTMDVELVDTMDNKPMKLQKSRFGYVLDVTNCMTCRYLASLVCSVFSHPPPSYKVIVGRERASGALPTDRIRLFFQLVH from the exons ATGCCTCGGTTCACCTGCTTCCTGatgtccaattattttttgttgtTGCTATATTCAACCTCATCTCTGAAAGCCTACACCTTCCTGTGCTGTTGCTATATTCACGAGTTTGACAGGAGAAGGGACTGGAGGCATACAGTAGGCAGAACAGTGGAACAAAACTCAGCTTCAATTAATCGACATG GTGTTCGCAAATGGAAAGTCGTTCCTGCTGCTACGGTTCATTGGTTCAAGTCCGACATTGAGCTCACAATGGACGTTGAGTTGGTGGACACAATGGACAATAAGCCCATGAAGCTCCAGAAGTCCAGATTTGGATACG TCTTGGATGTGACtaattgtatgacatgccgatatcTGGCGAGCCTGGTGTGTTCTGTTTTCTCACACCCGCCGCCGTCGTACAAGGTGATTGTTGGACGTGAGCGAGCTTCAGGAGCACTTCCTACAG ACAGAATCCGACTTTTTTTCCAGCTGGTGCACTGA
- the LOC119338602 gene encoding arabinogalactan protein 23-like, with protein sequence MEMKKIACAVLIAASATVALAADGPALAPAGGLAGAPAAGASAATGAFPAVGAVLGASVLSFFAYYMQ encoded by the coding sequence ATGGAGATGAAGAAGATTGCCTGCGCCGTCCTCATCGCCGCATCGGCGACCGTTGCCCTCGCCGCCGATGGTCCGGCCCTTGCCCCGGCAGGAGGCCTGGCGGGAGCCCCGGCGGCGGGAGCCTCCGCAGCAACCGGCGCCTTCCCGGCCGTCGGCGCGGTGCTCGGCGCCTCCGTACTCTCCTTCTTTGCTTACTACATGCAGTAA